Proteins found in one Lolium perenne isolate Kyuss_39 unplaced genomic scaffold, Kyuss_2.0 unplaced33, whole genome shotgun sequence genomic segment:
- the LOC127303087 gene encoding probable 2-oxoglutarate-dependent dioxygenase SLC1, which translates to MAILGPAVDRQQQQQPSTCNAPSSSDSCKEEEELKGVRHLCERGITALPPRYVLPPSDRPAPAAPRSIPVIDLARLRSSERARELAALDAACRDLGFFQVVNHGVQSQGMLDVARRFFALPQEERARHMSSDIRAPVRYGTSFNQLNDGVLCWRDFLKLLCNPARLDEVVPSWPDNPADLRDVMSPYARANQMLFRELISAALEAMGIIGSGVLKELESGTHMMMVNCFPACPEPELTLGMPPHSDYGFLTLLLQDQVNGLEVSDGEDRLLVDPLASALVVNVGDHLEIFSNGRYKSVLHRVRVNPTRSRISVASLHSLPTERVIGPAPELLAEGTPRLYLDTDLATFLDYLSSAEGKHKTFLQSRRITFPPS; encoded by the exons ATGGCGATCCTCGGCCCGGCCGTGgaccggcagcagcagcagcagccgtcCACCTGCAACGCTCCATCTTCGTCGGACTCGTGcaaagaggaggaggagctcaAGGGTGTGCGTCACCTGTGCGAGCGTGGCATTACGGCCCTACCGCCACGCTACGTCCTCCCACCCTCCGACCGCCCGGCGCCGGCGGCTCCCCGCAGCATACCCGTCATCGACCTTGCTCGCCTCCGCTCATCAGAGCGCGCCAGGGAACTGGCCGCGCTCGACGCCGCGTGCCGCGACCTGGGCTTCTTCCAGGTGGTCAACCACGGCGTGCAAAGCCAAGGGATGCTGGACGTGGCGCGCCGCTTCTTCGCGCTGCCGCAGGAGGAGCGGGCGCGCCATATGTCGTCTGACATCCGGGCGCCCGTAAGGTACGGGACCAGCTTCAACCAGCTCAACGACGGCGTGCTCTGCTGGCGGGATTTCCTCAAGCTGCTCTGCAACCCGGCCAGGCTAGACGAGGTGGTGCCGTCCTGGCCAGACAACCCCGCTGACCTCAG GGATGTGATGTCGCCGTACGCTCGTGCGAACCAGATGTTGTTCCGAGAGCTAATCTCGGCGGCGCTAGAGGCGATGGGGATCATTGGCAGCGGGGTCCTGAAGGAGCTCGAGAGCGGGACACATATGATGATGGTCAACTGTTTCCCGGCGTGCCCAGAGCCAGAGCTGACGCTAGGGATGCCGCCGCACTCCGACTATGGATTCCTCACCCTCCTCCTCCAGGACCAGGTCAATGGTCTCGAAGTCAGCGATGGGGAAGATCGGCTCCTCGTCGACCCTCTCGCGAGCGCGCTCGTCGTCAACGTCGGCGATCACCTCGAG ATATTCAGCAATGGGCGGTATAAGAGCGTGTTGCACCGGGTGCGGGTGAACCCCACCCGGTCACGTATCTCCGTGGCCTCACTCCACAGTCTTCCTACGGAGCGGGTAATCGGGCCCGCGCCAGAGCTGCTTGCCGAAGGTACCCCGCGGCTGTACTTGGACACTGATTTGGCTACCTTCCTCGACTACCTCTCCTCTGCTGAAGGGAAGCACAAGACCTTTCTCCAGTCTAGAAGGATTACATTTCCACCATCGTAG